The following proteins are encoded in a genomic region of Gimesia algae:
- a CDS encoding bifunctional enoyl-CoA hydratase/phosphate acetyltransferase, with protein MSDKLQKLIERATQFPPLSMAVVDVGERHVMEGVAQALERGLIEPVFVGIRQRIEQTAEQVGVRLDGYRIVEAIHEEDAARQGVELAAAGEVTGLMKGWLHTDVLIHPVLARLRTERRLSHVFVVELASYHKLLFVTDAAINIEPALSQKAAIVQNAVDLARVLGVSQPKVAALSAVEVVKPEIASTVEAACLSKMAQRGQIRHALVDGPLAFDNAISREAAETKQIESDVAGDVDILLAPDMNSGNILAKDLEYLAGAVLAGVVIGAKVPIVLPSRSDPPAARLASVAVASIMHQCWTEVANE; from the coding sequence ATGAGCGACAAACTCCAAAAGCTGATTGAGCGAGCAACGCAGTTTCCGCCGTTGTCGATGGCCGTGGTGGATGTGGGCGAGCGGCATGTCATGGAGGGGGTGGCTCAAGCACTGGAGCGGGGCTTGATCGAACCGGTGTTCGTTGGCATTCGGCAACGGATCGAACAGACCGCCGAGCAGGTAGGTGTGCGTTTGGATGGTTATCGCATCGTCGAAGCGATCCATGAAGAAGATGCGGCGCGACAGGGAGTGGAACTGGCCGCTGCAGGCGAGGTCACCGGTCTGATGAAGGGCTGGCTGCACACGGACGTGCTAATCCACCCGGTACTGGCTCGGCTTCGCACCGAGCGTCGGCTGAGCCACGTGTTTGTCGTTGAATTGGCGTCGTATCACAAGCTGTTATTCGTGACGGATGCCGCCATCAATATCGAGCCCGCTTTGAGCCAAAAAGCCGCCATTGTTCAGAACGCGGTTGATCTAGCTCGCGTGCTGGGGGTTTCACAGCCGAAAGTGGCGGCATTGTCCGCGGTTGAAGTGGTGAAGCCTGAGATCGCTTCCACGGTCGAGGCGGCCTGTTTGAGCAAGATGGCACAGCGGGGACAGATTCGCCACGCACTAGTTGATGGTCCGTTGGCTTTCGACAATGCAATCTCGCGGGAGGCCGCCGAAACCAAGCAGATCGAAAGTGACGTGGCGGGCGACGTCGACATTCTGCTGGCGCCCGATATGAACTCCGGAAATATCCTGGCCAAGGACCTGGAGTACTTGGCCGGTGCCGTGCTGGCCGGTGTCGTGATCGGAGCCAAGGTGCCGATCGTCTTGCCATCCCGATCCGATCCGCCCGCCGCGAGGCTGGCATCGGTGGCCGTCGCGTCGATCATGCACCAGTGTTGGACGGAAGTCGCCAATGAATGA
- a CDS encoding alpha-ketoacid dehydrogenase subunit beta: MAKEDIFYWQALNRALDAEMAGDDSVFILGEDVGLYGGSYRVTEGLYAKYGPLRVRDTPISETSFTGLGVGAAMTGMRPVVEIMTINFALLALDPLVNMAAKIPFMSGGQFPMPLVVRMPGGVAKQLGAQHSQRLEHTLMNVPGLRIAVPATPQDAYWQLRQAIASDDPIILIEHDLLYFSKGALDVEAVPLPMHRAAVCRAGRDVTLVSYSRNVELCLRAAQQLADERIEAEVIDLRSLSPIDWETCVTSVEKTHRLIVVEEDCRFAGAGAEVAATLSERCFFSLDAPAKRVAALDIPTPFNGSLESASIPTVKDVISAAQQLCSVADPGVKP; encoded by the coding sequence ATGGCGAAGGAAGACATTTTCTACTGGCAGGCCCTCAATCGGGCTTTGGACGCCGAGATGGCGGGGGATGACTCCGTGTTCATACTGGGAGAAGACGTCGGTCTCTATGGCGGATCTTACCGGGTGACCGAAGGACTGTATGCCAAGTATGGACCGTTGCGGGTACGCGATACGCCAATCTCCGAAACCAGTTTCACAGGACTGGGCGTTGGCGCCGCGATGACGGGCATGCGGCCTGTTGTGGAGATCATGACCATCAACTTCGCTCTGCTCGCGCTGGATCCCTTAGTCAACATGGCCGCCAAAATCCCTTTTATGTCAGGCGGCCAATTCCCTATGCCATTGGTGGTCCGGATGCCCGGCGGTGTTGCGAAACAACTTGGCGCCCAGCATTCGCAGCGATTGGAGCATACGCTGATGAACGTACCGGGCCTGCGCATTGCAGTTCCCGCAACTCCGCAGGACGCCTATTGGCAACTCCGGCAGGCGATTGCTAGTGACGATCCGATCATCTTGATCGAACACGATCTGTTGTACTTCAGTAAGGGAGCACTGGACGTCGAAGCCGTTCCTCTGCCAATGCATCGCGCCGCGGTTTGCCGAGCCGGCCGAGACGTCACGCTGGTCAGCTACTCGCGCAACGTCGAACTGTGCTTGCGCGCGGCGCAGCAATTGGCGGATGAGAGAATTGAGGCGGAAGTCATCGATCTGCGTAGCCTGAGCCCCATCGACTGGGAGACCTGCGTAACTTCGGTCGAGAAGACGCACCGGTTAATCGTTGTTGAAGAGGACTGCCGATTCGCTGGAGCCGGGGCCGAAGTCGCGGCGACGTTAAGTGAACGCTGTTTCTTTAGTCTCGATGCTCCCGCAAAGCGAGTAGCCGCGCTCGATATCCCGACGCCATTCAACGGTTCGCTTGAGTCGGCCAGCATACCTACGGTGAAAGACGTCATCAGCGCTGCACAACAGTTGTGCTCGGTGGCGGATCCTGGAGTCAAACCATGA
- the eno gene encoding phosphopyruvate hydratase produces MSSTISTLLAREILDSRGNPTVEVECQLAGGAWARAAVPSGASTGSREAIELRDGDPQRYRGKGVLNAVAAVNDSIAPVVIGMDAADQEAIDQRMIELDGTENKSRLGANAILGASLVVARAAAVAKNIPLYRSLGGDSTMRLPVPHMNILNGGVHAHWQGADFQEFMIAPYGAASFQQALEWGSEVYHCLLDLLEEKGMSVGVGDEGGFAPHVKSNEEPFELIVEAISRAGLQPGKDMGIACDPASSEFFENGCYHLRREERHLEPEEMVAYYEKLTMAYPLVLLEDGMSQDDWPGWKQLNAALGEQIELVGDDVFCTNPKLIARGIEEQIANAVLIKLNQIGTVTETISAVRLAQDHGWGTFVSHRSGETVDSFIADLTVAMDAGHLKSGAPARGERVEKYNQLLRIEEQLGDAAHYAGRQAYVRPPAVDQ; encoded by the coding sequence ATGAGCAGTACCATCAGCACGTTACTCGCCCGCGAGATTCTCGACTCGCGCGGCAATCCGACGGTAGAAGTGGAATGCCAGCTCGCTGGTGGCGCGTGGGCCAGGGCGGCCGTCCCGTCAGGCGCTTCGACCGGCAGCCGAGAAGCGATCGAGCTACGTGACGGCGACCCGCAGCGGTATCGCGGGAAAGGTGTATTGAACGCCGTCGCTGCCGTCAACGATTCGATCGCGCCGGTCGTCATTGGGATGGATGCCGCCGATCAGGAAGCGATCGACCAGAGGATGATCGAGTTGGACGGAACCGAGAATAAGTCTCGATTGGGAGCGAATGCGATCCTCGGAGCTTCTTTGGTGGTGGCCCGCGCTGCCGCCGTGGCGAAAAACATCCCGCTCTATCGGTCCCTGGGTGGCGATTCGACCATGCGTTTGCCAGTCCCCCATATGAACATTCTGAACGGCGGCGTGCATGCGCATTGGCAAGGCGCGGACTTTCAGGAATTCATGATCGCTCCCTACGGTGCCGCAAGTTTTCAGCAGGCGCTCGAGTGGGGAAGCGAGGTCTACCATTGCCTGCTCGACTTGTTGGAAGAAAAGGGCATGTCGGTGGGAGTGGGCGATGAGGGCGGCTTTGCTCCGCACGTCAAGTCCAACGAAGAGCCGTTCGAGTTGATTGTCGAGGCGATCTCGAGAGCTGGCCTTCAACCGGGAAAGGATATGGGAATCGCTTGTGATCCGGCGTCCAGCGAGTTCTTCGAGAACGGCTGTTATCACTTGCGTCGCGAAGAGCGCCACCTGGAACCGGAAGAGATGGTGGCCTATTACGAAAAACTGACCATGGCGTATCCGCTCGTGTTGCTCGAAGATGGCATGAGCCAGGACGACTGGCCAGGGTGGAAGCAACTGAATGCTGCCTTGGGCGAGCAAATCGAGCTCGTCGGGGACGATGTCTTCTGCACCAATCCGAAACTGATTGCGCGCGGCATTGAAGAGCAAATCGCCAATGCCGTGCTGATCAAGCTCAATCAGATCGGCACCGTCACCGAGACGATCTCCGCGGTGCGCTTGGCCCAGGATCACGGCTGGGGCACATTCGTTTCGCATCGCAGTGGCGAAACGGTGGATAGCTTCATCGCCGACTTGACCGTTGCCATGGATGCTGGCCACCTGAAATCCGGCGCGCCGGCGCGCGGTGAACGGGTGGAAAAATACAACCAGTTGTTACGCATCGAGGAGCAACTGGGCGATGCTGCCCACTATGCGGGACGCCAAGCTTACGTGCGACCGCCGGCCGTGGATCAATAA
- a CDS encoding thiamine pyrophosphate-dependent enzyme, producing MDRDTLRAFLRDMLLARAFEEAAAEQYTKGNIAGFLHLYPGEEAVAVGVIHATEPSDYVVSTYREHVHALVRGTPPRQVMAELFGRRDGISRGMGGSMHLFDRERRFMGGYAIVGETYPVAIGVGYAIAMRGLPEVAICFFGDGAVNQGTFHESLNMAALWRLPVLFVCENNHYQIGTEIHRHSAVTEVFRRAAAYDIPAERVDGMDVFKVHEVTSRMLREIRTGGGPRLVECETYRLRGHSMADPGSYRPQIEVRAYASTDPVSMAVRETVPAYPSHEQLTVVGKDAIHHATEHGLGAGHLDSAEVDGIKSEVQQLVQEAVEFAQQSPDPEMADAWQCLHVNRRNESLT from the coding sequence ATGGATCGCGATACCCTGCGAGCATTTCTGCGCGATATGCTGCTGGCCCGTGCCTTCGAGGAGGCAGCCGCGGAACAGTACACGAAGGGCAACATCGCGGGCTTTCTGCATTTGTACCCCGGCGAGGAAGCGGTGGCCGTTGGAGTGATCCATGCGACGGAACCATCTGACTATGTCGTTAGCACTTATCGCGAACACGTTCATGCCCTCGTTCGCGGCACGCCGCCTCGACAGGTGATGGCCGAATTGTTCGGCCGTCGTGACGGGATTAGTCGGGGAATGGGCGGATCGATGCACTTGTTCGATCGCGAGCGTCGGTTCATGGGTGGTTATGCGATTGTGGGTGAAACCTACCCTGTGGCCATCGGCGTCGGCTACGCGATCGCGATGCGCGGCTTGCCCGAGGTGGCGATCTGTTTCTTTGGCGATGGCGCGGTGAATCAAGGTACCTTCCACGAGTCGCTGAACATGGCCGCACTGTGGCGATTGCCTGTGCTATTTGTCTGTGAGAATAATCATTATCAAATCGGCACGGAAATACATCGTCATTCGGCAGTGACTGAAGTTTTTAGGCGAGCCGCAGCGTATGACATCCCCGCTGAGCGCGTGGACGGCATGGATGTGTTTAAGGTACACGAGGTAACGAGCAGGATGCTGCGAGAGATTCGAACTGGTGGTGGGCCGCGCTTGGTTGAATGCGAAACTTACCGCTTACGCGGCCACTCGATGGCCGACCCCGGAAGCTATCGTCCCCAAATCGAGGTGAGGGCCTACGCATCGACGGATCCCGTCTCGATGGCTGTTCGCGAAACCGTGCCAGCATATCCCAGCCACGAGCAGCTGACCGTTGTAGGAAAAGACGCGATTCACCACGCCACCGAACACGGGTTGGGTGCCGGACACCTGGATTCGGCGGAGGTGGATGGTATTAAGAGTGAGGTTCAGCAATTGGTGCAGGAGGCGGTCGAATTCGCGCAACAAAGTCCTGATCCGGAAATGGCTGACGCCTGGCAATGTTTGCATGTTAATCGGCGCAATGAGTCTCTGACGTAG
- a CDS encoding dihydrolipoamide acetyltransferase family protein: MKQAVPMPALSDTMATGRLVRWLKQSGDPVKRGDVLAEVETDKAVLEVESFVDGFLAGPLAPIETDIPVRQTIGYLIDSAEEVVTPSVSEEETEPKTPPVEPAVERARPAKHPATPSTTAPRAATSPSSPSITPRTLTDTNRRPASPYARMLAADLGIDLADVVPGAGGTIHAAEVLATALQPRSPDLHFAPPYQIEPLSPMHRAVADSMTATRGTPTFRVTARIPLDAIQATSKETKTSLTLLLARACALTVKEFPRFNACHTPGGLAIRDRVDVGIAVDFEGGLLTPVLRDAANRPLEELAEDWRILRDKVRRRRVVPEDYQGATFYVSNLGTFSFVHSFEAIVPLGAAAILAIGADDGTATTFTMSCDHRVVFGADSARFLEALAGRLGNPGSWLG; this comes from the coding sequence ATGAAACAAGCCGTCCCCATGCCAGCATTGTCGGACACAATGGCCACGGGCCGCCTGGTTCGGTGGCTCAAGCAATCAGGCGACCCCGTCAAGCGTGGCGACGTACTGGCCGAAGTCGAAACGGACAAAGCCGTGCTGGAAGTCGAATCATTTGTCGACGGGTTCCTTGCCGGTCCGCTGGCGCCCATCGAAACGGACATCCCGGTGCGACAAACGATTGGCTACCTGATCGATTCAGCCGAGGAGGTGGTTACGCCATCCGTTTCCGAAGAGGAAACCGAGCCAAAGACGCCACCGGTTGAGCCTGCTGTCGAAAGGGCGCGGCCTGCAAAGCATCCGGCAACCCCTTCAACAACTGCTCCCCGTGCAGCCACTTCACCGAGTTCACCGAGCATCACGCCAAGAACACTTACCGATACGAACCGCCGGCCCGCATCTCCATATGCCCGTATGCTCGCCGCTGATCTTGGCATCGATCTGGCTGATGTGGTCCCGGGTGCTGGTGGAACGATCCATGCAGCCGAGGTGCTAGCGACTGCGCTCCAACCTCGGTCACCGGATCTGCATTTTGCCCCGCCCTATCAGATCGAGCCGCTTTCCCCGATGCACCGCGCCGTTGCGGACAGCATGACCGCGACACGGGGCACACCGACTTTCAGGGTAACCGCCCGCATTCCGCTGGACGCGATACAGGCCACTTCCAAAGAAACGAAAACCTCTCTCACGCTTCTATTGGCACGGGCTTGTGCCCTGACCGTGAAGGAGTTTCCGCGGTTTAATGCCTGCCATACTCCCGGTGGTTTGGCGATCCGCGACAGGGTCGACGTGGGTATCGCAGTTGACTTCGAAGGTGGACTGCTCACCCCAGTGTTGCGAGACGCGGCCAATCGGCCGTTGGAGGAACTCGCCGAAGATTGGAGAATTCTGCGTGACAAAGTGAGACGCCGCCGTGTCGTGCCAGAGGACTACCAGGGTGCAACTTTTTACGTCTCCAATCTGGGCACCTTTTCTTTCGTCCACAGCTTCGAGGCGATCGTGCCTTTGGGTGCCGCCGCCATCCTGGCCATCGGCGCGGACGATGGAACGGCAACTACATTCACCATGAGTTGTGATCACCGTGTCGTTTTCGGAGCCGATTCGGCGCGTTTTCTTGAGGCATTGGCTGGGCGATTGGGAAATCCAGGTAGTTGGTTGGGTTGA
- a CDS encoding acetate/propionate family kinase, which yields MNDQAATESQHILCINAGSSSLKLALYELGDERERLLIDGTVEEISAAQGRLCLRVANRLEQVELERFPNHKLALDVLLKRFAEHNMAQPDAAGHLVVHGGSDYQDPVLITPTVLERIRKLTHLAPLHLPAKLAGIDALSARLPNLPQVACFDTAFHSRMPDVAKRLPLADSFWDEGVRRYGFHGLSYKYVLGELTDREIGRTIIAHLGNGVSLTAIRDGIPLDTTMGFTPTGGVMMGSRSGDLDPGVLVYLIREYGYDAIERLVNHEAGLQGVSGVTSNMENLLDSSQDLQCREAVELFVYQIHKAIGGLSAVLSGLDTLVFTGGIGEHAAPVRAMICEGLEHLGVRFDPACNRRHEHCISVANAECRVLVVPTNEHLMIARHTKSVLEQASQENRTQPKAEKI from the coding sequence ATGAATGATCAAGCCGCGACCGAGTCGCAACACATCCTATGCATTAACGCTGGCTCCTCGTCGTTGAAGCTGGCGCTGTACGAATTGGGAGACGAACGCGAACGATTGCTCATTGACGGTACGGTCGAAGAAATCTCCGCCGCGCAAGGACGCTTGTGCTTGCGCGTTGCGAACCGGCTAGAACAAGTCGAGTTGGAGCGATTCCCGAACCATAAACTCGCTCTGGATGTTCTGTTAAAACGATTTGCCGAACACAATATGGCGCAACCCGATGCCGCCGGCCATCTCGTGGTTCACGGCGGATCCGACTATCAAGACCCGGTGCTGATCACGCCCACGGTGTTGGAACGGATTCGCAAGCTGACTCACTTGGCGCCCTTGCACCTGCCCGCCAAACTCGCGGGCATCGACGCTCTTTCGGCTCGTCTGCCAAACTTGCCACAAGTCGCCTGTTTCGATACAGCTTTTCATAGCCGGATGCCTGATGTTGCCAAGCGGTTACCCCTGGCCGACTCATTCTGGGACGAAGGAGTGCGCCGCTACGGCTTTCACGGACTTTCCTACAAATATGTGCTTGGCGAGTTAACCGACAGGGAGATCGGGCGGACGATCATTGCACATCTCGGCAATGGCGTCAGTTTGACCGCCATCCGCGATGGCATACCGCTCGATACCACGATGGGCTTTACGCCGACCGGTGGAGTGATGATGGGTTCGCGAAGCGGCGACCTCGATCCCGGCGTGCTGGTTTATCTGATTCGCGAGTACGGGTACGATGCCATCGAACGTCTGGTCAATCACGAAGCCGGATTGCAGGGTGTTTCGGGCGTGACTTCGAACATGGAAAATCTCCTCGATTCGTCACAAGACTTGCAGTGTAGGGAGGCCGTTGAATTATTTGTTTACCAGATTCACAAGGCCATTGGAGGATTGTCGGCTGTCTTGAGCGGGCTCGACACACTGGTCTTTACCGGCGGCATCGGCGAGCACGCCGCGCCCGTGCGAGCCATGATCTGTGAAGGATTGGAACATCTTGGCGTGCGTTTTGACCCGGCATGCAATCGACGTCACGAGCATTGCATTTCGGTAGCCAATGCCGAGTGCCGTGTATTGGTGGTCCCGACAAACGAGCATCTGATGATCGCCCGTCACACGAAGTCCGTGCTGGAACAAGCGTCGCAAGAAAATCGGACTCAACCGAAAGCGGAAAAGATATGA
- the ppsA gene encoding phosphoenolpyruvate synthase, which translates to MTDSKRYVRFFNELTIDDVPLVGGKNASLGEMYRELTPQGVKVPNGFAITAEAYRDMLAAVGAWDALHDAMDDLNPDDMSDLARRGARARSIIYGTPLPDGIRNQMLDAYHALRSEYGEDMSLAIRSSATAEDLPTASFAGQQDTYLNIKGEAEYMDACKRCFASLFTDRAIHYRVDQGFDHFKVALSVGVMKMIRSDLAASGVMFSLDTETGFRDVAFITGAYGLGENVVQGAVDPDEFYVHKPTFEQGHRAVLRRTLGSKKIKMIYAKGRTRESTRNVPTSAEEQARFCISDDEVLKLAEYAIKVEMHYSEKAGYDKPMDMEWAKDGLDGELYMVQARPETVASQKKDTVLEEYELTGKPETTLAEGRAVGGKISTGKARIISDVAHLADFQEGEVLVADTTTPDWEPVMKNAAAIVTNRGGRTCHAAIISRELGIPAVVGAGDATVQIPTGDVVTVSCAEGDVGRVYAGEVPFEVIETDLAGLRRPATEIMINLGNPELAFKTSFLPNDGVGLARMEFIINEYIKAHPMALLHPERIEEADERAEIEHLTRYYDSPAEFFIQRLSEGVGTIAAAFYPRPVVVRMSDFKTNEYASLLGGRWFEPEEDNPMLGFRGASRYAHPAYAEGFSLECAAMQRVRDGMGLTNVKLMIPFCRRVNEGETVLATMAEHGLVRGESGLEIYVMCEIPNNVVQIDAFAKLFDGFSIGSNDLTQLTLGVDRDSEIVAFDFDERDAGVKEMIRLAVEGCRRNERHSGLCGQAPSDYPEMAEFLVELGIDSMSLNPDTVLKTTQHVLAVEKRLGREPRSD; encoded by the coding sequence ATGACTGACAGCAAACGATACGTCCGATTTTTTAACGAATTAACCATCGACGATGTCCCGTTGGTGGGCGGCAAAAACGCGTCGCTGGGCGAAATGTATCGCGAGCTGACGCCGCAGGGTGTGAAAGTTCCCAATGGTTTTGCGATTACGGCCGAAGCCTATCGCGATATGCTGGCCGCCGTCGGTGCATGGGACGCTTTGCACGACGCGATGGATGACCTGAATCCAGATGATATGAGCGATTTGGCGCGCCGAGGCGCGCGGGCGCGGTCGATCATCTACGGTACGCCGTTGCCCGATGGAATCCGAAATCAGATGCTCGATGCTTACCACGCTCTACGCAGTGAATATGGCGAGGATATGAGTCTGGCTATCCGCAGTTCAGCCACCGCCGAAGACCTGCCCACCGCCAGCTTCGCCGGCCAGCAGGACACGTACCTGAATATCAAGGGTGAAGCCGAATACATGGATGCCTGTAAACGCTGCTTCGCCAGCTTGTTCACCGACCGGGCGATTCACTACCGCGTCGATCAGGGCTTCGATCATTTCAAAGTGGCCCTTTCGGTCGGTGTGATGAAGATGATCCGATCGGACCTTGCCGCCTCGGGTGTCATGTTCTCGTTGGATACCGAAACCGGATTTCGTGACGTCGCGTTCATTACGGGTGCCTACGGTTTGGGAGAAAACGTTGTCCAGGGTGCCGTCGATCCGGACGAGTTTTACGTGCATAAACCGACGTTCGAGCAAGGCCATCGCGCTGTGTTGCGACGCACGCTCGGCAGCAAGAAGATCAAGATGATTTACGCCAAGGGCCGCACACGCGAATCGACTCGCAACGTGCCGACGTCGGCCGAAGAACAAGCCCGGTTTTGCATCAGCGACGACGAGGTGCTGAAGTTGGCCGAATACGCGATCAAGGTTGAGATGCATTACAGTGAGAAGGCCGGCTACGACAAACCGATGGACATGGAATGGGCCAAGGACGGTCTGGACGGCGAACTGTACATGGTGCAGGCTCGGCCCGAGACGGTCGCTTCGCAAAAGAAGGACACCGTGCTGGAAGAGTACGAACTGACCGGTAAGCCCGAGACCACACTGGCCGAAGGCCGGGCCGTCGGTGGCAAGATCTCTACCGGCAAGGCACGCATAATTTCCGACGTCGCGCATCTTGCCGATTTCCAGGAAGGCGAAGTGCTGGTTGCCGACACGACCACGCCCGACTGGGAACCGGTGATGAAAAACGCGGCGGCCATCGTCACCAATCGCGGCGGGCGGACGTGCCACGCGGCGATCATCTCGCGCGAGTTGGGCATCCCCGCCGTGGTTGGTGCGGGGGACGCGACGGTTCAGATTCCTACCGGTGATGTGGTCACCGTGTCCTGCGCCGAAGGTGATGTCGGCCGTGTGTATGCCGGCGAGGTGCCCTTTGAGGTGATTGAAACCGATCTGGCAGGTTTGCGGCGTCCGGCAACTGAAATCATGATCAACCTCGGTAACCCGGAACTTGCTTTCAAGACAAGCTTTCTACCCAACGATGGTGTGGGTCTGGCCCGGATGGAGTTCATTATCAATGAATACATCAAGGCCCATCCCATGGCGCTGCTGCACCCGGAGCGTATCGAAGAGGCCGATGAGCGAGCGGAGATCGAACACCTGACTCGCTACTACGACAGTCCAGCGGAATTCTTCATTCAAAGACTCTCCGAAGGAGTCGGCACCATTGCCGCCGCTTTCTATCCCAGGCCGGTTGTGGTCCGGATGTCGGACTTCAAAACGAATGAGTACGCTTCGCTGCTGGGCGGACGTTGGTTTGAACCTGAAGAGGACAACCCGATGCTAGGCTTCCGCGGTGCGTCTCGTTACGCACACCCGGCTTACGCCGAAGGTTTTTCCCTGGAATGCGCCGCCATGCAGCGCGTGCGTGACGGGATGGGCCTGACCAACGTGAAGCTGATGATCCCCTTCTGTCGTCGAGTGAACGAAGGCGAAACCGTGTTGGCCACGATGGCCGAACACGGTTTGGTGCGCGGTGAGAGTGGACTCGAAATATACGTGATGTGCGAGATTCCCAACAACGTCGTGCAAATCGATGCGTTCGCCAAACTGTTCGACGGGTTTTCGATCGGCTCGAATGATCTGACACAATTGACGTTAGGGGTCGACCGCGATTCGGAAATCGTCGCCTTCGATTTCGACGAGCGAGACGCGGGTGTCAAAGAAATGATTCGCCTGGCGGTGGAAGGCTGTCGCCGTAACGAACGCCACAGCGGCCTGTGTGGCCAGGCGCCGTCCGATTACCCCGAAATGGCCGAGTTCCTGGTCGAGCTTGGCATCGACTCGATGAGTCTCAACCCGGACACGGTGCTGAAGACGACCCAGCACGTGCTGGCGGTGGAAAAAAGACTCGGCCGTGAACCCCGTTCCGATTGA